The Myroides fluvii region TAGCTAATGTAGATTCAACGTTAGATAAGAAAGATTCTAAAGCTTTTTTAGCTGCAACTTTACTGATTTCTGCATCCTTTGCGATAGCATCAATTAATTCTGTTTTGTTCATAATAATTTTTTTTAAAGGTTAACTTTATTAACGTTCTTATTACAAATTTAGGGTTATAAAGTTATAAAACAAGCTTTTTATAAAAAAAAAACGCAAGGCAATATCTTTTTTTGTGTTAAGGTTCTATATGAAGTATTCCTTTGAAGGGGAATGAGTTATAAAACGATAGTGTTTTCGCTAAATTTTTGTCCATTTAATACTTCATTTACAAGCATCATTTTCTTGCCTGGTAGCTGTAATTTGACCAGATTTAGGAAGCCATTTAAGACTGCAATTTTAATGGTTTTTTTGGTTGTAACTAATTGACCTATAGGTAAATGGTGTTCTTCTTTTTCGAAATGCGCTTCGTGTATTTTGATGTCCCATTCTTGTGGTATAGCACGGTCTTCTAACCTACACCATGCTGCTGGATAAGGGCTTAGACCTCGGATTAACTGTTCAATTTCGAATCCTGTCTTTGAAAAGTCAATTTTGCAATTATCACGGTTTAATTTATAAGCAGTTTTGGTATCTTCAGCGGGCTGATGAACTACTTTTACGTCTCCTTTTTGAATTAATTCTAGCGTTTCAACCACGGTTTCAGCACCTAAAACCATCAGACGATCATGAAGCTCACCTGCTGTTTCTTTTGCGCCAATAGCTGTTTCTTTTTTCAGAATAATAGCTCCAGTGTCAATTTTTTCATCAATGAAGAAGGTGGTAACTCCCGTTGTGGTTTCTCCATTGATAATCGCCCAGTTAATAGGGGCAGCACCTCTGTAATCTGGCAATAAAGAGGCATGTAGATTAAATGTCCCTAAAGCAGGCATTTGCCATACGGCAGCAGGCAACATTCTGAATGCAACCACCACTTGTAAATTCGCTTGATAAGAAGCTAATTCTTCCAAAAAAGCTTCGTCTTTTAAATTGGTGGGTTGCAAAAGGGGGAGTTCTTTCGCTAAGGCATACTCTTTTACTGCAGAATACTTTAGTTTTTGACCTCTTCCAGCTGGTCGATCGGGTGCTGTAATTACAGCAACAATATTGAAGTTATGTTGATACATCGCATCGAGAATTCCAACTGCAAAATCAGGGGTTCCCATAAATATGAT contains the following coding sequences:
- the fmt gene encoding methionyl-tRNA formyltransferase; translation: MKDLRIIFMGTPDFAVGILDAMYQHNFNIVAVITAPDRPAGRGQKLKYSAVKEYALAKELPLLQPTNLKDEAFLEELASYQANLQVVVAFRMLPAAVWQMPALGTFNLHASLLPDYRGAAPINWAIINGETTTGVTTFFIDEKIDTGAIILKKETAIGAKETAGELHDRLMVLGAETVVETLELIQKGDVKVVHQPAEDTKTAYKLNRDNCKIDFSKTGFEIEQLIRGLSPYPAAWCRLEDRAIPQEWDIKIHEAHFEKEEHHLPIGQLVTTKKTIKIAVLNGFLNLVKLQLPGKKMMLVNEVLNGQKFSENTIVL